In Bufo gargarizans isolate SCDJY-AF-19 unplaced genomic scaffold, ASM1485885v1 fragScaff_scaffold_423_pilon, whole genome shotgun sequence, one DNA window encodes the following:
- the MVD gene encoding diphosphomevalonate decarboxylase isoform X1 encodes MERGCAEVTAEQIKGFKMKQVTCTAPVNIAVIKYWGKRNEELILPINSSLSVTLHQDQLKTTTTVAASRDFTEDRIWLNGKEDQINQPRLQSCLREIRRLARKRRSSGEDSVSRILNYKVHICSVNNFPTAAGLASSAAGYACLVYTLAKLYGVEGELSEIARQGSGSACRSMHGGFVQWVMGEREDGKDSLAQQVEPETHWPELRILILVASAEKKHVGSTAGMQTSVETSPLLKLRAESVVPGRMGEMIEAIKNKDFEAFGQLTMKDSNQFHATCLDTFPPIFYLNQVSQRIISLVHRYNNHYGQTKVAYSFDAGPNAVIFALEPTVNEFVEIVKRSFPPEPNGDPYLKGLQVSPAPLSQELLSAVETDVFPGGVHYVIVTQPGPGPVESQDPSLDLLGPDGLPKTSA; translated from the exons ATGGAGAGAGGCTGTGCTGAGGTGACAGCGGAG CAAATCAAAGGCTTTAAGATGAAGCAAGTGACCTGCACGGCTCCGGTGAACATCGCCGTCATCAAATACT GGGGGAAGAGGAACGAGGAGCTGATTCTCCCGATTAACTCGTCCCTCAGTGTTACGCTGCATCAGGACCAG TTAAAAACCACGACCACTGTGGCAGCGAGCCGGGACTTCACGGAGGACCGCATCTGGCTGAATGGGAAAGAAGATCAAATCAATCAGCCCCGACTGCAGTCCTGTTTACGAGAGA TCCGTCGCCTGGCgagaaagaggaggagcagcGGAGAGGACAGCGTCTCAAGAATCCTAAATTACAAGGTTCACATATGCTCCGTCAACAACTTCCCCACAGCTGCCGGGCTGGCGTCTTCTGCTGCTGGATACGCCtgtctgg TGTACACCCTAGCAAAGCTCTATGGCGTAGAAGGTGAGCTTTCGGAAATCGCCAGGCAGGGTTCTGGCAGCGCCTGCAGGAGCATGCACGGAGGCTTTGTCCAGTGGGTCATGGGTGAGAGAGAAGACGGCAAGGACAGCCTGGCTCAGCAGGTGGAACCAGAAACCCATTGGCCCGAACTGCGGATCCTGATCCTGGTG GCCAGTGCGGAGAAGAAGCATGTTGGCAGTACGGCGGGCATGCAGACGAGTGTGGAGACCAGCCCTCTACTCAAG CTCCGGGCTGAATCCGTGGTGCCAGGGCGAATGGGCGAGATGATTGAAGCCATCAAGAATAAGGACTTTGAAGCCTTTGGACAACTGACCATGAAGGACAGTAACCAGTTTCATGCCACGTGCCTGGACACCTTCCCCCCAATATTTTACCTGAACCAGGTTTCCCAGAGAATAATCAGCCTGGTCCACCGGTACAATAACCACTACGGGCAGACCAAG GTTGCCTACAGCTTTGATGCAGGTCCTAATGCCGTCATCTTCGCCCTTGAACCAACAGTCAATGAGTTTGTGGAGATTGTGAAGCGTTCCTTCCCTCCAGAGCCCAACGGAGACCC ATATCTCAAGGGGCTCCAGGTCAgccctgctcctctgtctcaAGAACTCTTGTCGGCAGTAGAGACCGATGTGTTCCCAGGAGGTGTGCACTACGTCATTGTCACACAG CCAGGACCAGGTCCAGTAGAATCACAAGATCCCTCCCTGGATCTGTTGGGACCTGACGGCCTCCCCAAGACAAGTGCCTGA
- the MVD gene encoding diphosphomevalonate decarboxylase isoform X2 yields MKQVTCTAPVNIAVIKYWGKRNEELILPINSSLSVTLHQDQLKTTTTVAASRDFTEDRIWLNGKEDQINQPRLQSCLREIRRLARKRRSSGEDSVSRILNYKVHICSVNNFPTAAGLASSAAGYACLVYTLAKLYGVEGELSEIARQGSGSACRSMHGGFVQWVMGEREDGKDSLAQQVEPETHWPELRILILVASAEKKHVGSTAGMQTSVETSPLLKLRAESVVPGRMGEMIEAIKNKDFEAFGQLTMKDSNQFHATCLDTFPPIFYLNQVSQRIISLVHRYNNHYGQTKVAYSFDAGPNAVIFALEPTVNEFVEIVKRSFPPEPNGDPYLKGLQVSPAPLSQELLSAVETDVFPGGVHYVIVTQPGPGPVESQDPSLDLLGPDGLPKTSA; encoded by the exons ATGAAGCAAGTGACCTGCACGGCTCCGGTGAACATCGCCGTCATCAAATACT GGGGGAAGAGGAACGAGGAGCTGATTCTCCCGATTAACTCGTCCCTCAGTGTTACGCTGCATCAGGACCAG TTAAAAACCACGACCACTGTGGCAGCGAGCCGGGACTTCACGGAGGACCGCATCTGGCTGAATGGGAAAGAAGATCAAATCAATCAGCCCCGACTGCAGTCCTGTTTACGAGAGA TCCGTCGCCTGGCgagaaagaggaggagcagcGGAGAGGACAGCGTCTCAAGAATCCTAAATTACAAGGTTCACATATGCTCCGTCAACAACTTCCCCACAGCTGCCGGGCTGGCGTCTTCTGCTGCTGGATACGCCtgtctgg TGTACACCCTAGCAAAGCTCTATGGCGTAGAAGGTGAGCTTTCGGAAATCGCCAGGCAGGGTTCTGGCAGCGCCTGCAGGAGCATGCACGGAGGCTTTGTCCAGTGGGTCATGGGTGAGAGAGAAGACGGCAAGGACAGCCTGGCTCAGCAGGTGGAACCAGAAACCCATTGGCCCGAACTGCGGATCCTGATCCTGGTG GCCAGTGCGGAGAAGAAGCATGTTGGCAGTACGGCGGGCATGCAGACGAGTGTGGAGACCAGCCCTCTACTCAAG CTCCGGGCTGAATCCGTGGTGCCAGGGCGAATGGGCGAGATGATTGAAGCCATCAAGAATAAGGACTTTGAAGCCTTTGGACAACTGACCATGAAGGACAGTAACCAGTTTCATGCCACGTGCCTGGACACCTTCCCCCCAATATTTTACCTGAACCAGGTTTCCCAGAGAATAATCAGCCTGGTCCACCGGTACAATAACCACTACGGGCAGACCAAG GTTGCCTACAGCTTTGATGCAGGTCCTAATGCCGTCATCTTCGCCCTTGAACCAACAGTCAATGAGTTTGTGGAGATTGTGAAGCGTTCCTTCCCTCCAGAGCCCAACGGAGACCC ATATCTCAAGGGGCTCCAGGTCAgccctgctcctctgtctcaAGAACTCTTGTCGGCAGTAGAGACCGATGTGTTCCCAGGAGGTGTGCACTACGTCATTGTCACACAG CCAGGACCAGGTCCAGTAGAATCACAAGATCCCTCCCTGGATCTGTTGGGACCTGACGGCCTCCCCAAGACAAGTGCCTGA